The proteins below come from a single Drosophila miranda strain MSH22 chromosome Y unlocalized genomic scaffold, D.miranda_PacBio2.1 Contig_Y1_pilon, whole genome shotgun sequence genomic window:
- the LOC117191976 gene encoding sphingosine-1-phosphate lyase-like: MKDLLIFLTLLTSTRALVKLNDYTNADYIPIADGDAIIWANHGYLHHTANVTSYEDYVVPRTAHAAFNKGGQYFNIHVRSVDVDPETFEVDMKKFKRAINRNTILLVGSAPNFPHGTIDDIEAIAALGVKYDIPVHVDACLGSFVVALVRNAGYKLRPFDFDVKGVTSISADTHKYGFAPKGSSVILYSEKKFKDHQFAVTTDWPGGVYGSPTVNGSRAGGIIAACWATMMSFGYDGYLEATKRIVDTARYIERGVRDIDGLFVFGKPATSVIAFGSNVFDIFRLSDSLCKLGWNLNALQFPSGIHICVTDMHTQAGVADNFIADVRSCTAEIMKDPGQPVVGKMALYGMAQSIPDRSVIGEVTRLFLHSMYYTPSQK; encoded by the exons ATGAAGGACCTACTGATTTTCCTCACTCTGCTAACCTCGACGCGCGCGCTGGTCAAGTTGAATGACTACACTAACGCGGACTATATCCCAATAGCGGACGGGGACGCCATCATTTGGGCCAACCACGGATACCTGCACCACACTGCGAACGTGACTTCATACGAAGATTACGTCGTGCCACGCACCGCGCATGCGGCCTTCAACAAGGGTGGCCAATACTTCAACATCCATGTGAGATCTGTGGACGTCGATCCGGAGACCTTCGAGGTCGACATGAAGAAGTTCAAGCGTGCCATCAATAGGAACACCATTCTG CTGGTTGGCTCTGCTCCCAATTTCCCCCACGGCACTATCGACGACATCGAAGCCATCGCCGCTCTGGGCGTAAAGTACGACATTCCCGTCCACGTAGACGCCTGCCTGGGGAGCTTTGTGGTGGCACTGGTCCGCAATGCCGGCTACAAGCTGCGTCCCTTTGACTTTGACGTTAAGGGCGTAACCAGCATCTCTGCCGACACGCACAAATACGGATTTGCTCCAAAGGGATCGTCGGTGATCCTGTACTCTGAGAAGAAGTTCAAGGATCACCAGTTCGCCGTGACCACCGACTGGCCAGGCGGCGTCTACGGCTCACCCACTGTAAATGGTTCCCGTGCCGGAGGCATCATCGCCGCCTGCTGGGCCACCATGATGAGCTTCGGCTACGATGGCTATTTGGAGGCTACCAAGCGCATTGTGGACACGGCTCGCTACATTGAGAGGGG TGTCCGCGACATCGATGGCCTGTTTGTGTTTGGCAAGCCAGCCACTTCCGTCATTGCCTTTGGATCGAATGTGTTTGATATCTTCCGACTGTCGGACTCGCTCTGCAAGCTcggctggaacctgaatgccCTGCAGTTCCCCTCTGG TATCCACATCTGCGTCACGGACATGCACACCCAGGCCGGAGTGGCAGACAATTTCATTGCCGACGTTCGCAGCTGCACGGCGGAGATCATGAAGGATCCTGGCCAGCCCGTGGTCGGAAAGATGGCCCTGTACGGCATGGCCCAGAGCATACCCGACCGCTCGGTAATTGGCGAGGTGACCCGCCTCTTCCTGCACTCCATGTACTACACGCCCAGCCAGAAGTAG